From a single Silene latifolia isolate original U9 population chromosome 6, ASM4854445v1, whole genome shotgun sequence genomic region:
- the LOC141586473 gene encoding uncharacterized protein LOC141586473 isoform X1, producing the protein MSSPICKLGFRFQLQLQFNSRYFCNSARFKITAIDGDPYARKFMASVREQCRLRFPNLQIPLNLFYQMMSLAYRPSIIDFNRLLAAMLKLKRLQPHSTVISLYSHLELSGRRPDSHSMAILANCYCHLGRVDFGFSLIAKSLKLGYPLESNLGLFNTLINGLVHNNQLLQAVELLDVAVVKLGIQPDTVTYGTVVKGLCEIGDYADVLHLLRQMKSRPSCCKPDIVIYNTVIHSLCRDKLLNEALYVFSAMRTEGINPDVITYDTLIRGMFNLGRNVEAKEMLVEMIESNIAPDVSIYNMLIHIHCKDTMIDEAQALVKIMTEQGLAPDVLTYNALLDGYCLCGQMDKAREVFDLMVQTHCQPDVVTYSTLINGYVKLESIDKAHDIFQELIAQGIAPDVVVYSTLIDGLCKSNRIPVARQLFNDMQIYGIKPDVCTYGSLLDGLCKNAQLDEVKALLKEMESNGVTPDIVIYTILIDNLCEVGEVKYAEIFVSDLLSKGALLDRKTYTTMIKGYCKTGLMNTAVKLLNKMKQVGCPPDDVTYNTLIQGFIINNDMRNALFFRDIMVNKGFKADAKTISLFRNHL; encoded by the coding sequence ATGTCTTCCCCTATTtgtaaattagggtttcgatttcaACTTCAATTGCAATTTAATTCCCGTTATTTTTGCAATTCTGCTAGATTTAAGATTACTGCTATTGATGGTGATCCTTACGCTCGTAAGTTTATGGCGTCTGTTAGGGAACAATGTCGATTACGGTTTCCTAATCTCCAAATTCCCCTAAATCTCTTCTATCAAATGATGTCTCTCGCGTATCGACCGTCGATTATTGATTTTAATCGGTTATTAGCGGCAATGCTCAAACTCAAACGACTACAGCCTCACTCTACTGTCATTTCTCTTTATTCGCATCTCGAGTTATCCGGTAGACGACCTGATTCTCATTCCATGGCCATCCTCGCAAATTGTTACTGCCATTTAGGACGTGTTGATTTCGGGTTTTCTCTCATTGCTAAGTCCCTTAAGCTTGGATATCCCTTGGAGTCTAATCTAGGTTTGTTTAACACCTTAATTAACGGCCTTGTGCACAATAACCAACTTCTACAAGCTGTTGAGTTGTTGGACGTAGCTGTCGTTAAGCTAGGCATTCAGCCAGATACAGTTACCTATGGTACCGTGGTGAAAGGTCTTTGCGAGATTGGGGACTATGCCGACGTTCTCCACCTCCTCCGCCAAATGAAGTCTCGCCCCTCTTGTTGTAAGCCTGACATTGTCATATACAATACTGTTATCCATAGTCTTTGCAGAGATAAGCTCTTAAACGAGGCCCTGTACGTCTTTTCAGCCATGAGAACTGAGGGCATCAATCCAGATGTGATCACCTATGACACATTGATTCGAGGAATGTTCAATCTAGGTCGTAATGTGGAGGCTAAGGAAATGTTGGTTGAGATGATTGAGAGCAACATTGCACCCGATGTTTCCATTTACAACATGTTGATTCACATACATTGTAAGGACACTATGATCGATGAAGCACAAGCCCTTGTAAAGATAATGACTGAACAAGGTCTCGCTCCTGATGTACTTACTTATAATGCTTTATTGGATGGGTATTGTTTATGCGGCCAAATGGACAAGGCAAGAGAGGTTTTTGATTTAATGGTACAGACTCACTGCCAACCTGACGTTGTGACTTATAGTACTCTGATCAATGGATACGTTAAACTTGAAAGCATTGACAAAGCCCATGACATATTTCAAGAACTGATTGCGCAAGGGATTGCCCCCGATGTCGTGGTCTATAGCACTCTGATAGATGGATTGTGTAAATCTAATAGGATCCCAGTGGCACGTCAGCTGTTCAATGACATGCAAATCTATGGAATAAAGCCAGATGTTTGCACTTATGGTTCCTTATTAGACGGGCTATGTAAAAATGCGCAGCTTGATGAAGTGAAGGCATTGCTCAAGGAGATGGAGTCTAATGGAGTTACTCCTGATATTGTCATCTACACTATCTTAATTGACAATTTATGTGAGGTTGGTGAGGTTAAATATGCTGAAATCTTTGTCTCTGATCTCTTATCAAAGGGTGCTCTACTCGATCGTAAAACTTATACGACAATGATTAAGGGGTATTGCAAAACAGGTCTTATGAATACAGCTGTTAAGCTCCTTAACAAAATGAAGCAAGTTGGATGCCCTCCTGATGATGTCACCTACAATACACTTATCCAAGGATTCATTATCAACAACGATATGCGAAATGCATTATTTTTCCGAGATATAATGGTTAACAAGGGTTTTAAGGCTGATGCTAAGACTATTTCTTTGTTTCGTAACCATTTATAG
- the LOC141586472 gene encoding uncharacterized protein LOC141586472, with translation MGEEIECSENQRQIQQEEISNDDRTQKKSNIPDSKEDVEDDDDEQVLKFMDSLDSYLSLIHSLSSTLRQGWFDLASARYSMGASRVNSVLLDLKEHSAATYLEVATNEDPHFTLCKWASVNSEDSTESKDGDSGLKHNSSIRQRHKDTSDRAGEEDSSPSEASIHNTVDRVQRERAKPLAVFGTFVSPKLRSAQSSFETALERLIEIANAKASMLSSFDKVRENRVDADDVKT, from the exons ATGGGGGAAGAAATTGAATGCTCTGAAAATCAAAGACAAATTCAACAAGAAGAAATTAGCAACGATGATCGAACCCAGAAAAAATCCAACATCCCAGATTCCAAGGAAGAtgtagaagatgatgatgatgaacaagTGCTTAAATTCATGGATTCCCTTGATTCTTATCTCTCCTTAATCCACTCTCTTTCCTCCACACTTCGCCAG GGATGGTTCGACTTAGCTAGTGCTCGTTACTCCATGGGAGCTTCACGTGTCAATAGCGTTTTGCTAGATCTGAAAGAGCATTCTGCAGCTACATATCTGGAAGTAGCTACAAATGAAG ACCCACATTTTACCCTCTGCAAGTGGGCATCTGTCAATTCTGAAGATTCAACTGAATCTAAAGATGGAGATAGTGGGTTAAAGCATAACTCAAGTATACGCCAGAGACACAAGGATACATCTGATCGTGCTG GCGAGGAAGATAGCTCACCAAGTGAAGCATCAATACATAATactgtcgatcga GTACAAAGGGAAAGGGCTAAGCCCCTTGCAGTTTTCGGCACATTCGTATCACCCAAATTGCGATCTGCTCAATCGTCATTTGAGACAG CCCTGGAAAGACTAATAGAAATAGCAAATGCAAAGGCATCAATGCTATCTTCTTTCGACAAGGTGCGGGAAAACAGAGTCGATGCGGATGATGTCAAAACTTAA
- the LOC141586471 gene encoding F-box/kelch-repeat protein At5g42350-like → MFTNRRILEDGLCQDFESLSVSKKLVRSVSQKLRKKRVHRSDGGEEDSAGGVSLRCLTMYGRVGGCKVGADCSEDFGDSSTRRLSASEEGIKSAYKTLCGTEDCCSYGRKDRFRKRSSRKGLELDELHRNGRMNISLPDDILEMCLMRLPLSSLMSARLVCKKWNHLTTTPRFMQMRKEGCYQTPWLFVFGSVKDGHCSGEVRVLDVDLHQWHKVDVEVLKGRFMFSVASMHEEIYIVGGCSSLTSFGRVDRSSFKTHKSMLVFSPSTKSWRKAESMKYARSSPILGISEVTVDCPITPTQSTRQDRRFPRSRLGGVSDVYEDPHRLSVRRQLRSLSDENASIMGPTKKQRRPLRQRTETSSLRDGGKRFVLIAIGGLGSWDEPLDSGEIYDSMSNKWTEIQKLPVDFGIVCSGVVCDKTFFVYSESDKLAGYDIERGYWVVIQTTPSPPRVHEYYPKLICCGTRLFMLSVSWCEGDGQIGRRNKAIRKMWELDLTYLTWTEVSTHPDAPMDWNAAFVADKDLIFGAEMFKIFGQVLDFFTVCNVGVSDKVMRWTHISRNRVGRELDASSCMTKTIAALHL, encoded by the coding sequence ATGTTTACGAATAGGCGTATACTTGAAGATGGCCTTTGTCAGGATTTCGAGTCTTTGAGTGTATCGAAAAAGCTAGTGAGAAGTGTTAGCCAAAAACTAAGAAAGAAAAGAGTGCATAGAAGTGATGGGGGTGAAGAGGACAGTGCTGGTGGGGTTTCTTTGAGATGTCTCACAATGTACGGAAGAGTTGGGGGTTGTAAAGTGGGAGCTGACTGTAGTGAAGATTTTGGAGATTCGAGCACTAGGAGGTTGAGTGCTAGTGAAGAAGGTATCAAGAGCGCGTATAAGACCTTGTGTGGTACTGAGGACTGTTGCTCTTATGGGAGGAAAGATCGATTTCGGAAAAGATCTAGTAGAAAGGGCTTAGAACTCGACGAGTTGCATAGAAATGGTAGGATGAATATTTCATTGCCAGATGACATTTTAGAGATGTGTTTGATGAGGCTTCCATTGTCGAGTCTCATGAGTGCTCGTCTTGTGTGCAAGAAGTGGAACCACTTGACCACAACTCCTCGGTTTATGCAAATGAGGAAAGAAGGCTGTTATCAAACTCCGTGGCTTTTTGTGTTTGGTTCGGTTAAGGATGGGCATTGCTCAGGGGAAGTTCGTGTGCTAGATGTTGACCTTCATCAATGGCACAAAGTAGATGTTGAGGTTCTCAAAGGGAGGTTCATGTTTTCCGTTGCCAGCATGCATGAAGAGATTTACATTGTTGGTGGTTGCTCTAGCTTGACTAGTTTCGGAAGGGTAGATAGAAGCTCTTTTAAGACACATAAAAGTATGTTGGTTTTTAGCCCCTCTACCAAATCCTGGCGTAAGGCTGAATCTATGAAATATGCTAGATCGTCGCCCATTCTTGGGATATCCGAGGTCACTGTAGACTGCCCAATCACTCCGACTCAATCAACCCGTCAAGATAGGCGTTTCCCCAGGTCAAGGCTTGGTGGGGTCTCTGATGTTTATGAAGATCCTCACCGGCTCTCAGTCAGGCGGCAACTAAGAAGCCTTTCTGATGAAAATGCCAGTATCATGGGCCCCACTAAAAAGCAACGCCGGCCTCTAAGACAAAGAACCGAGACTTCAAGCCTTAGAGATGGTGGTAAAAGATTTGTGCTGATAGCCATTGGTGGGCTTGGATCTTGGGATGAGCCTTTAGATTCCGGGGAAATTTATGACTCCATGTCAAATAAGTGGACTGAAATTCAGAAACTTCCTGTAGATTTCGGGATTGTTTGCTCTGGAGTTGTTTGTGACAAGACCTTCTTTGTTTACTCAGAATCTGACAAACTTGCCGGGTATGACATAGAACGGGGGTACTGGGTGGTTATCCAAACCACCCCGTCGCCTCCTCGAGTCCATGAATACTACCCGAAACTCATTTGTTGTGGGACCCGTTTGTTCATGCTTTCCGTCTCTTGGTGTGAAGGGGATGGTCAAATAGGCAGGAGAAACAAAGCCATTCGAAAAATGTGGGAGCTCGATCTGACATATCTTACGTGGACCGAGGTATCGACTCATCCTGACGCTCCTATGGACTGGAATGCTGCATTTGTCGCTGATAAAGATTTGATTTTTGGGGCTGAAATGTTCAAAATATTTGGCCAAGTTCTGGACTTCTTTACAGTCTGTAATGTAGGAGTATCTGATAAGGTAATGAGATGGACCCATATTTCGAGGAACCGGGTCGGTCGGGAACTCGATGCATCTTCCTGCATGACGAAAACAATCGCCGCCCTTCATCTGTGA
- the LOC141586473 gene encoding uncharacterized protein LOC141586473 isoform X3: MMSLAYRPSIIDFNRLLAAMLKLKRLQPHSTVISLYSHLELSGRRPDSHSMAILANCYCHLGRVDFGFSLIAKSLKLGYPLESNLGLFNTLINGLVHNNQLLQAVELLDVAVVKLGIQPDTVTYGTVVKGLCEIGDYADVLHLLRQMKSRPSCCKPDIVIYNTVIHSLCRDKLLNEALYVFSAMRTEGINPDVITYDTLIRGMFNLGRNVEAKEMLVEMIESNIAPDVSIYNMLIHIHCKDTMIDEAQALVKIMTEQGLAPDVLTYNALLDGYCLCGQMDKAREVFDLMVQTHCQPDVVTYSTLINGYVKLESIDKAHDIFQELIAQGIAPDVVVYSTLIDGLCKSNRIPVARQLFNDMQIYGIKPDVCTYGSLLDGLCKNAQLDEVKALLKEMESNGVTPDIVIYTILIDNLCEVGEVKYAEIFVSDLLSKGALLDRKTYTTMIKGYCKTGLMNTAVKLLNKMKQVGCPPDDVTYNTLIQGFIINNDMRNALFFRDIMVNKGFKADAKTISLFRNHL, translated from the coding sequence ATGATGTCTCTCGCGTATCGACCGTCGATTATTGATTTTAATCGGTTATTAGCGGCAATGCTCAAACTCAAACGACTACAGCCTCACTCTACTGTCATTTCTCTTTATTCGCATCTCGAGTTATCCGGTAGACGACCTGATTCTCATTCCATGGCCATCCTCGCAAATTGTTACTGCCATTTAGGACGTGTTGATTTCGGGTTTTCTCTCATTGCTAAGTCCCTTAAGCTTGGATATCCCTTGGAGTCTAATCTAGGTTTGTTTAACACCTTAATTAACGGCCTTGTGCACAATAACCAACTTCTACAAGCTGTTGAGTTGTTGGACGTAGCTGTCGTTAAGCTAGGCATTCAGCCAGATACAGTTACCTATGGTACCGTGGTGAAAGGTCTTTGCGAGATTGGGGACTATGCCGACGTTCTCCACCTCCTCCGCCAAATGAAGTCTCGCCCCTCTTGTTGTAAGCCTGACATTGTCATATACAATACTGTTATCCATAGTCTTTGCAGAGATAAGCTCTTAAACGAGGCCCTGTACGTCTTTTCAGCCATGAGAACTGAGGGCATCAATCCAGATGTGATCACCTATGACACATTGATTCGAGGAATGTTCAATCTAGGTCGTAATGTGGAGGCTAAGGAAATGTTGGTTGAGATGATTGAGAGCAACATTGCACCCGATGTTTCCATTTACAACATGTTGATTCACATACATTGTAAGGACACTATGATCGATGAAGCACAAGCCCTTGTAAAGATAATGACTGAACAAGGTCTCGCTCCTGATGTACTTACTTATAATGCTTTATTGGATGGGTATTGTTTATGCGGCCAAATGGACAAGGCAAGAGAGGTTTTTGATTTAATGGTACAGACTCACTGCCAACCTGACGTTGTGACTTATAGTACTCTGATCAATGGATACGTTAAACTTGAAAGCATTGACAAAGCCCATGACATATTTCAAGAACTGATTGCGCAAGGGATTGCCCCCGATGTCGTGGTCTATAGCACTCTGATAGATGGATTGTGTAAATCTAATAGGATCCCAGTGGCACGTCAGCTGTTCAATGACATGCAAATCTATGGAATAAAGCCAGATGTTTGCACTTATGGTTCCTTATTAGACGGGCTATGTAAAAATGCGCAGCTTGATGAAGTGAAGGCATTGCTCAAGGAGATGGAGTCTAATGGAGTTACTCCTGATATTGTCATCTACACTATCTTAATTGACAATTTATGTGAGGTTGGTGAGGTTAAATATGCTGAAATCTTTGTCTCTGATCTCTTATCAAAGGGTGCTCTACTCGATCGTAAAACTTATACGACAATGATTAAGGGGTATTGCAAAACAGGTCTTATGAATACAGCTGTTAAGCTCCTTAACAAAATGAAGCAAGTTGGATGCCCTCCTGATGATGTCACCTACAATACACTTATCCAAGGATTCATTATCAACAACGATATGCGAAATGCATTATTTTTCCGAGATATAATGGTTAACAAGGGTTTTAAGGCTGATGCTAAGACTATTTCTTTGTTTCGTAACCATTTATAG
- the LOC141586473 gene encoding uncharacterized protein LOC141586473 isoform X2: MASVREQCRLRFPNLQIPLNLFYQMMSLAYRPSIIDFNRLLAAMLKLKRLQPHSTVISLYSHLELSGRRPDSHSMAILANCYCHLGRVDFGFSLIAKSLKLGYPLESNLGLFNTLINGLVHNNQLLQAVELLDVAVVKLGIQPDTVTYGTVVKGLCEIGDYADVLHLLRQMKSRPSCCKPDIVIYNTVIHSLCRDKLLNEALYVFSAMRTEGINPDVITYDTLIRGMFNLGRNVEAKEMLVEMIESNIAPDVSIYNMLIHIHCKDTMIDEAQALVKIMTEQGLAPDVLTYNALLDGYCLCGQMDKAREVFDLMVQTHCQPDVVTYSTLINGYVKLESIDKAHDIFQELIAQGIAPDVVVYSTLIDGLCKSNRIPVARQLFNDMQIYGIKPDVCTYGSLLDGLCKNAQLDEVKALLKEMESNGVTPDIVIYTILIDNLCEVGEVKYAEIFVSDLLSKGALLDRKTYTTMIKGYCKTGLMNTAVKLLNKMKQVGCPPDDVTYNTLIQGFIINNDMRNALFFRDIMVNKGFKADAKTISLFRNHL; encoded by the coding sequence ATGGCGTCTGTTAGGGAACAATGTCGATTACGGTTTCCTAATCTCCAAATTCCCCTAAATCTCTTCTATCAAATGATGTCTCTCGCGTATCGACCGTCGATTATTGATTTTAATCGGTTATTAGCGGCAATGCTCAAACTCAAACGACTACAGCCTCACTCTACTGTCATTTCTCTTTATTCGCATCTCGAGTTATCCGGTAGACGACCTGATTCTCATTCCATGGCCATCCTCGCAAATTGTTACTGCCATTTAGGACGTGTTGATTTCGGGTTTTCTCTCATTGCTAAGTCCCTTAAGCTTGGATATCCCTTGGAGTCTAATCTAGGTTTGTTTAACACCTTAATTAACGGCCTTGTGCACAATAACCAACTTCTACAAGCTGTTGAGTTGTTGGACGTAGCTGTCGTTAAGCTAGGCATTCAGCCAGATACAGTTACCTATGGTACCGTGGTGAAAGGTCTTTGCGAGATTGGGGACTATGCCGACGTTCTCCACCTCCTCCGCCAAATGAAGTCTCGCCCCTCTTGTTGTAAGCCTGACATTGTCATATACAATACTGTTATCCATAGTCTTTGCAGAGATAAGCTCTTAAACGAGGCCCTGTACGTCTTTTCAGCCATGAGAACTGAGGGCATCAATCCAGATGTGATCACCTATGACACATTGATTCGAGGAATGTTCAATCTAGGTCGTAATGTGGAGGCTAAGGAAATGTTGGTTGAGATGATTGAGAGCAACATTGCACCCGATGTTTCCATTTACAACATGTTGATTCACATACATTGTAAGGACACTATGATCGATGAAGCACAAGCCCTTGTAAAGATAATGACTGAACAAGGTCTCGCTCCTGATGTACTTACTTATAATGCTTTATTGGATGGGTATTGTTTATGCGGCCAAATGGACAAGGCAAGAGAGGTTTTTGATTTAATGGTACAGACTCACTGCCAACCTGACGTTGTGACTTATAGTACTCTGATCAATGGATACGTTAAACTTGAAAGCATTGACAAAGCCCATGACATATTTCAAGAACTGATTGCGCAAGGGATTGCCCCCGATGTCGTGGTCTATAGCACTCTGATAGATGGATTGTGTAAATCTAATAGGATCCCAGTGGCACGTCAGCTGTTCAATGACATGCAAATCTATGGAATAAAGCCAGATGTTTGCACTTATGGTTCCTTATTAGACGGGCTATGTAAAAATGCGCAGCTTGATGAAGTGAAGGCATTGCTCAAGGAGATGGAGTCTAATGGAGTTACTCCTGATATTGTCATCTACACTATCTTAATTGACAATTTATGTGAGGTTGGTGAGGTTAAATATGCTGAAATCTTTGTCTCTGATCTCTTATCAAAGGGTGCTCTACTCGATCGTAAAACTTATACGACAATGATTAAGGGGTATTGCAAAACAGGTCTTATGAATACAGCTGTTAAGCTCCTTAACAAAATGAAGCAAGTTGGATGCCCTCCTGATGATGTCACCTACAATACACTTATCCAAGGATTCATTATCAACAACGATATGCGAAATGCATTATTTTTCCGAGATATAATGGTTAACAAGGGTTTTAAGGCTGATGCTAAGACTATTTCTTTGTTTCGTAACCATTTATAG